Within the Eucalyptus grandis isolate ANBG69807.140 chromosome 1, ASM1654582v1, whole genome shotgun sequence genome, the region AACAACATCAGGTGAGCAGCCTctttcaatcatcaaattaagaACTTCCATAGCATCGTTCATTCTATTTTGCAAACAATAACCATTCATCAATGTATTATAGATGAAATTATCAGGCACTGCACCTAATTGAATCATCTGTTCAACTATGGCCTCAGACTCTTCAAGCATTCCCTCTTTACAATGTGCATCCACCAGAATAGTAAAGGTTTGAACGTTTGGCATTACTCTGCTTTCCACCATATGACTCAGCAGTCTCTGAGCCTCTTTCAATTGGCCGGAATTGCACACTCCTTGAATGACAGAGGTATAAGTAActacatccggttcaattcctGCCTTTctcatcttctccaacaagaTTGTAGCTTCTTTCCATTGGCCTAGGTTGCATAAGCAATGAACTAATGAGCTATAAGTGAATAAGTCAGGTTGGATACCTCCGCTCATCATCTCTTCCAACAATGCCAGAGCGTCTTCCATCTGGCCTACATTGCACAGACCATGGATCAAGGAGTTATAAGTAACAACATCTCGTTTGATGCCTTTTCTACTCATACCTTCATTAAGTCTCAAGGCCTCAGTCATCAATCCCTCCTTGCAAAGACCATCAATTACTATGTTGTATGTGAAGGAATTGAGCCTGCAGCTTCTCTCTTCCCAGTCCCTTAGCAATTCAATAGCCAATCTGGTTTTACCCGCCCTGCATAACCCCTTCGCGATTATCGCATACGTGGTCTCATCCGGTTCGGGGCCTTTTCCTTGCATATCATGGAGGAACTTCAAGGCTTGATCAGTTTTGCCCTGAATAAAGAGGCCATCAATCAGGGTGTTCGATGTCACGACATTGATGGGAAACCCAAGCTTCAAGATACGACCCAGGATAGACAAACCCAAATCAACCCGCCTTAACCGGCAAAAGCAGTTCAGGGAAATCGTCAGAAAATGATCATCTTCAATCCCCAACGAACGCAGCTGCTCAATCAACCCGATGGCAGTGGAGTAGCGCTTCATCCTCACTACAGCACCCAACAGAAGACTGAAATCCCTGGAGGAAGGCAAAGGGTTCGTCTGCATCATTTTACCGAAGCAAAACAAGGCATCATCAACACTCGCGAACCCACCAGCTCTGCAATTATTCCTCACGTAACTCAAGAGCCGGTTCGGGTCGTCTGAATGGGAGCCAGGGATCGAACGAAACCTCCGACGACCGCGAGACAAGAAACGGAGATAAGGGTGACGGAGAACGGAAAGGGATGATGGCTCGCTGGAGATCAAAGCGGAAgcgggaagaagaaggagaagatggaagGAGCAGGGCAGAGAGTCGTTCGCTTCATCGGCTGATGATGAATCCGAGAGGTGAATAGCTTCATCAGTTTAGGTCTCTGCCAAGGCTGACTGTAATAAGCTCAAAATGGCTT harbors:
- the LOC104433105 gene encoding pentatricopeptide repeat-containing protein At3g22470, mitochondrial-like isoform X1 gives rise to the protein MMQTNPLPSSRDFSLLLGAVVRMKRYSTAIGLIEQLRSLGIEDDHFLTISLNCFCRLRRVDLGLSILGRILKLGFPINVVTSNTLIDGLFIQGKTDQALKFLHDMQGKGPEPDETTYAIIAKGLCRAGKTRLAIELLRDWEERSCRLNSFTYNIVIDGLCKEGLMTEALRLNEGMSRKGIKRDVVTYNSLIHGLCNVGQMEDALALLEEMMSGGIQPDLFTYSSLVHCLCNLGQWKEATILLEKMRKAGIEPDVVTYTSVIQGVCNSGQLKEAQRLLSHMVESRVMPNVQTFTILVDAHCKEGMLEESEAIVEQMIQLGAVPDNFIYNTLMNGYCLQNRMNDAMEVLNLMIERGCSPDVVCYNTLINGYCKAKRVAKSTMLFREMLQRGLIPDVVTYGTLVNGFCQVGNLRAAEELINEMRSRNLSLNHYTLSAILDGLCKTQQIDKAMMLLRKMEDCKFIPNIVTYTILINGMCNAGKLEDAKGLFNCLHARGLQPDVWTYNTFMNGLCKGGHMEEAYQLLKEMEANGCFPDGVTYNTIIQGLLRDNKCTRAAQLINEMVGRGFSASIATAELWVKHLMTNGTSSLSSYFKEDAYVEMNGI
- the LOC104433105 gene encoding pentatricopeptide repeat-containing protein At3g22470, mitochondrial-like isoform X2 codes for the protein MMQTNPLPSSRDFSLLLGAVVRMKRYSTAIGLIEQLRSLGIEDDHFLTISLNCFCRLRRVDLGLSILGRILKLGFPINVVTSNTLIDGLFIQGKTDQALKFLHDMQGKGPEPDETTYAIIAKGLCRAGKTRLAIELLRDWEERSCRLNSFTYNIVIDGLCKEGLMTEALRLNEGMSRKGIKRDVVTYNSLIHGLCNVGQMEDALALLEEMMSGGIQPDLFTYSSLVHCLCNLGQWKEATILLEKMRKAGIEPDVVTYTSVIQGVCNSGQLKEAQRLLSHMVESRVMPNVQTFTILVDAHCKEGMLEESEAIVEQMIQLGAVPDNFIYNTLMNGYCLQNRMNDAMEVLNLMIERGCSPDVVCYNTLINGYCKAKRVAKSTMLFREMLQRGLIPDVVTYGTLVNGFCQVGNLRAAEELINEMRSRNLSLNHYTLSAILDGLCKTQQIDKAMMLLRKMEDCKFIPNIVTYTILINGMCNAGKLEDAKGLFNCLHARGLQPDVWTYNTFMNGLCKGGHMEEAYQLLKEMEANGCFPDGVTYNTIIQGLLRDNKCTRAAQLINEMVGRGFSASIATAELWVKHLMTNGTSSLSRGQSTNCVTNAD
- the LOC104433105 gene encoding pentatricopeptide repeat-containing protein At1g12300, mitochondrial-like isoform X3; the encoded protein is MMQTNPLPSSRDFSLLLGAVVRMKRYSTAIGLIEQLRSLGIEDDHFLTISLNCFCRLRRVDLGLSILGRILKLGFPINVVTSNTLIDGLFIQGKTDQALKFLHDMQGKGPEPDETTYAIIAKGLCRAGKTRLAIELLRDWEERSCRLNSFTYNIVIDGLCKEGLMTEALRLNEGQMEDALALLEEMMSGGIQPDLFTYSSLVHCLCNLGQWKEATILLEKMRKAGIEPDVVTYTSVIQGVCNSGQLKEAQRLLSHMVESRVMPNVQTFTILVDAHCKEGMLEESEAIVEQMIQLGAVPDNFIYNTLMNGYCLQNRMNDAMEVLNLMIERGCSPDVVCYNTLINGYCKAKRVAKSTMLFREMLQRGLIPDVVTYGTLVNGFCQVGNLRAAEELINEMRSRNLSLNHYTLSAILDGLCKTQQIDKAMMLLRKMEDCKFIPNIVTYTILINGMCNAGKLEDAKGLFNCLHARGLQPDVWTYNTFMNGLCKGGHMEEAYQLLKEMEANGCFPDGVTYNTIIQGLLRDNKCTRAAQLINEMVGRGFSASIATAELWVKHLMTNGTSSLSSYFKEDAYVEMNGI